One segment of Acidianus sp. HS-5 DNA contains the following:
- a CDS encoding IS200/IS605 family accessory protein TnpB-related protein: MLKTLKRTVRLESDSINKWEYNTLKEVERIQKGMVDEMIKTIIGEGLQTTRKKLHERFYNYYREKYPSLPSRVIEGAYIVAGRIVRSFREREKKELTRKDKPEYKKVVITYPNMINWKFNKVSVSVLTHKGWVEVPLRVTKQLIKFLYSGWRVSQELKLRLVGKKALVWLTFEKEVEVTTKEGNYLTLDVNENNVTVAVFEGFKLKELRRYETKLGKVVVDYSLRREEITRGKSTKDELVRKKLKRLREKERKLDVLRKTVKRVVELAKSINAKVIVGKFSLRAKERMEKDKNAELRHRIHQWSVIKFVELLNAQPIEVEEVSEAYTSSINPFNGERLRKKNQLVEKTVKVFNPYLMTGTAHEGRVIRIVKVTARYLDGGGVLLERDSIAPLNLVRKVDGRVVVFPSTGTNDLRVTVYDPLRGVPVAELKVAKSKHKLRHG; encoded by the coding sequence GTGCTAAAGACTCTAAAAAGAACAGTGAGGCTTGAGAGTGACTCCATTAACAAGTGGGAGTATAACACGTTGAAAGAAGTTGAGAGAATACAGAAGGGAATGGTAGACGAGATGATAAAGACAATAATAGGTGAGGGCTTACAAACCACTAGGAAAAAGTTGCACGAAAGATTCTACAACTATTATAGGGAGAAGTACCCTTCATTACCTTCAAGGGTAATTGAAGGGGCTTACATTGTTGCAGGGAGGATTGTTAGGAGTTTCAGGGAGAGGGAGAAGAAGGAGCTAACTAGGAAGGATAAGCCGGAGTACAAGAAGGTGGTAATAACCTATCCCAACATGATAAACTGGAAGTTCAACAAAGTGTCTGTAAGTGTTTTAACTCACAAGGGTTGGGTAGAGGTCCCACTCAGAGTAACTAAACAGTTGATAAAGTTCTTGTATAGCGGTTGGAGGGTCTCACAAGAGCTCAAACTTAGGCTAGTAGGTAAGAAAGCCCTTGTTTGGTTAACTTTTGAGAAGGAGGTTGAAGTTACTACGAAGGAGGGTAATTATCTTACCCTCGACGTTAATGAAAATAACGTGACGGTCGCGGTATTTGAGGGCTTCAAACTGAAGGAGTTGAGGCGTTACGAGACTAAACTAGGTAAAGTAGTAGTGGACTATTCCTTGAGGAGGGAGGAGATTACTAGAGGTAAATCTACCAAGGACGAGCTTGTGAGAAAGAAGCTGAAGAGGTTGAGGGAGAAAGAGAGGAAGCTAGACGTGTTGAGGAAGACCGTTAAGAGGGTCGTTGAGTTGGCTAAGAGCATTAACGCTAAGGTCATTGTGGGTAAGTTTTCTTTAAGGGCTAAGGAGAGGATGGAGAAAGACAAAAACGCTGAGCTTAGGCACAGGATTCACCAATGGAGTGTCATTAAATTTGTGGAGTTGCTTAATGCACAGCCAATAGAGGTTGAGGAGGTCTCTGAGGCTTACACATCTTCAATTAACCCTTTCAACGGTGAGAGGTTAAGGAAGAAGAATCAATTAGTGGAGAAGACCGTCAAGGTTTTTAACCCCTACCTTATGACGGGCACTGCTCACGAGGGTAGGGTGATTAGAATAGTCAAAGTAACTGCTAGGTATTTAGACGGTGGAGGAGTACTGCTAGAAAGGGATTCTATTGCCCCGCTTAACTTGGTAAGAAAGGTGGATGGGAGGGTAGTTGTGTTTCCCTCGACTGGCACCAATGATTTAAGGGTGACTGTGTATGATCCCCTAAGAGGTGTCCCCGTGGCGGAATTAAAAGTGGCTAAAAGTAAGCATAAGTTACGCCACGGGTAA
- a CDS encoding TOPRIM nucleotidyl transferase/hydrolase domain-containing protein, whose protein sequence is MEKCLVFYKIKNPTQKFDEIILCEGKTEVEVIKSLYDKVERYICENIERRKKVGIINVKGIGNLNKFVELFTKLYRSGIIDNNTLYIIMDRDCNIFL, encoded by the coding sequence TTGGAGAAGTGTTTAGTTTTTTATAAAATTAAGAATCCAACGCAAAAATTCGACGAAATAATACTATGTGAAGGAAAAACTGAAGTGGAAGTAATAAAATCCTTATATGATAAGGTGGAAAGGTACATTTGCGAGAATATTGAAAGACGTAAGAAAGTTGGGATAATTAACGTAAAAGGGATTGGGAACTTAAATAAATTTGTTGAACTTTTTACTAAGCTATATAGGAGCGGGATTATCGATAATAATACCTTATATATTATTATGGACAGAGACTGTAACATATTTCTGTAA
- a CDS encoding AAA family ATPase, which produces MINQVEIQNFRGMKYCKLEDLSQINILVGRNNSGKSTILEAIYFISSLEEQYDRIRKINKIDYLTRRRLEGKTWENLRNIILIAKSDNLITLSSMNMDIFSQFFYNFSRNEKIVFNVSENNYTYSIEVSYKDENQIVLKTNKSLNNDLSELFKNTVLIDDDLSLPQLYDIIGELKMNKRKDKEIVRLLKEEFEVDAEGIEFSRYLGDYVLSLTLKDTSIPVDFLGDGAKLAILISSILLYFNGKGIALMEEPEVHEHPGGIYTVLNFAFKIAKEKGIQFFITTHSSDVINYSLKIAKKLGLKTQLVYLRRVNGRVNSVNLTEDNVSLLEEIGMDLRAIDAL; this is translated from the coding sequence ATGATTAACCAGGTCGAGATACAGAATTTTAGAGGAATGAAGTATTGCAAACTTGAAGACCTTTCACAAATTAATATATTGGTAGGGAGGAATAATTCTGGTAAATCCACCATCCTTGAGGCTATTTATTTCATTTCTTCTCTTGAAGAACAATATGATAGAATTAGGAAAATTAATAAGATAGATTATTTAACACGGAGACGGTTAGAAGGAAAAACTTGGGAAAATCTAAGGAATATTATATTGATAGCGAAAAGCGACAATCTAATTACCTTATCGTCTATGAACATGGATATTTTTTCTCAATTCTTTTATAATTTCAGTAGGAATGAAAAAATAGTTTTCAATGTAAGTGAAAATAATTATACTTATTCAATTGAGGTCAGTTATAAGGACGAAAACCAAATAGTACTAAAAACTAACAAGTCCTTGAATAACGACCTTTCCGAATTATTTAAGAATACCGTTCTCATAGACGATGACCTATCCTTACCTCAACTATACGACATAATAGGAGAATTGAAAATGAATAAAAGGAAGGACAAGGAAATTGTTAGGTTACTAAAAGAAGAGTTTGAAGTTGATGCAGAAGGGATAGAGTTTTCTCGTTACTTAGGCGATTATGTGTTATCATTAACTCTTAAAGACACGTCAATCCCTGTAGACTTTTTAGGAGACGGCGCTAAATTGGCGATACTCATATCTTCAATACTGCTTTACTTTAACGGTAAAGGGATTGCCTTAATGGAGGAACCCGAGGTTCACGAACACCCGGGAGGTATATATACTGTCTTAAATTTTGCGTTTAAGATAGCTAAGGAAAAAGGCATTCAGTTCTTTATAACTACTCACAGCTCGGATGTTATAAATTATTCTCTTAAGATTGCGAAAAAATTAGGCTTGAAGACTCAGCTAGTATATTTAAGGAGAGTTAACGGGAGGGTTAATTCTGTTAATTTAACGGAAGATAACGTCAGTCTTCTAGAGGAAATCGGGATGGATTTAAGAGCAATTGATGCGTTGTAA
- a CDS encoding VapB-type antitoxin: MEEKIVDSKGRVYLGKWFANKKVYVINLGGLIVLTPYTVFAEELEKIQNKDDLISKDASPQEIKKSFSDHIWEKLSRYQVH; the protein is encoded by the coding sequence ATGGAAGAGAAAATAGTTGACTCAAAAGGCAGAGTTTACCTAGGCAAATGGTTTGCAAATAAGAAAGTTTATGTGATTAATTTGGGAGGATTAATAGTGCTTACACCTTATACTGTTTTTGCTGAAGAGCTAGAAAAAATTCAAAATAAGGATGATCTTATTAGTAAGGATGCCTCTCCTCAAGAGATAAAGAAGAGCTTTAGTGACCATATATGGGAAAAGTTAAGTCGATATCAAGTGCACTAA
- a CDS encoding restriction endonuclease, producing the protein MSITDYLAHLDPISFEKFIAYEFLPKLGFKNIKWIGGSGDKGVDILALKEELDGIHKYAIQIKRYTKTKIGEKTVRDLYSSMTLYDCDKGIIITTSDFTADAIEVASKYNISLINGIRLSDLIQQKQIRVPMRPPTKDSEDSQIMEKENIKEIKVNEGVYLDINDAINKAENLVGKYGNYKIKRTEAILKRLYVFQVKIGYNFQNDRRRRVLSSQIAIGGNGEDLSKILETPMQKTIIASEVKYEKLGVEYAKITTLAVEVAKRRLPHYSHIIDISKELKKKSWYLDTYKIIFQVELTEAVVTVSRNNLNIIFKPIDNEKLEKLALMEIKKETELKNSPKISRDNDGYTINYQDDKIEIRIKLNKAGKIIQKTVRITKDYAIKLAQNKVNGNIVKVEGDYDVFLTADYLYKCHVNPYSKNVLCNKIGVSLINAQKIALEDFINNMFSKPMRTEYDLRDSWIILENGITGSAKYEISLEGTIKSVNKNINENYLKIFIANHGYNLYSIKSCGDKISAIAYDSNFSYAFIWKTNGELIYQKVKINDSYAIRMTYSLFNIQGKCKENLMSDKESVKVNLLCNNMHYLAKISDDGKILSSRKIIDINTIKMNNIVSIGYNKRGIIIKTDSGNKYEYIMLSYEGSIIKKDECKKGIWDKLKCLKLDNEYKPITKNPLELL; encoded by the coding sequence ATGAGTATTACTGATTACTTAGCGCATCTTGATCCTATATCGTTCGAAAAGTTCATAGCCTATGAGTTTTTACCAAAATTGGGATTTAAGAATATAAAATGGATAGGAGGTTCCGGAGATAAAGGTGTAGATATTTTAGCGCTGAAAGAAGAACTGGATGGTATACATAAATATGCAATTCAAATAAAAAGATATACTAAAACTAAAATAGGGGAGAAAACGGTAAGAGATCTTTATTCTTCAATGACATTATATGACTGCGATAAGGGAATAATAATAACGACTTCTGATTTTACTGCAGACGCTATTGAAGTAGCAAGCAAATATAATATTAGCCTAATTAATGGTATTAGGCTGTCCGATTTAATCCAACAAAAACAAATAAGAGTGCCCATGCGTCCACCTACTAAGGATTCGGAAGATTCACAAATAATGGAAAAGGAGAATATTAAGGAAATCAAGGTCAATGAAGGCGTGTATCTGGATATAAATGACGCAATAAATAAAGCTGAAAACTTAGTTGGAAAATATGGGAATTATAAGATAAAAAGGACTGAAGCTATATTAAAGAGATTATATGTATTCCAAGTAAAAATTGGTTATAATTTTCAAAACGATAGAAGAAGGAGAGTTCTTTCATCACAAATCGCAATAGGCGGAAATGGAGAAGATCTTTCCAAAATTTTGGAAACTCCGATGCAAAAAACAATAATTGCTTCTGAAGTTAAGTATGAGAAACTTGGCGTTGAATACGCTAAAATAACTACTTTGGCAGTAGAAGTAGCAAAAAGAAGGTTACCTCATTATAGTCACATAATCGATATTTCTAAAGAACTGAAGAAAAAGTCATGGTATCTAGATACTTATAAGATTATATTTCAAGTTGAACTAACTGAGGCTGTAGTTACTGTTAGTAGGAATAATTTGAATATCATTTTTAAACCTATAGATAATGAAAAGTTAGAAAAATTAGCCTTGATGGAAATTAAAAAGGAAACTGAGTTAAAAAATTCTCCTAAGATATCAAGGGATAATGACGGATATACTATTAATTATCAGGATGACAAAATAGAAATACGAATTAAACTTAATAAAGCAGGTAAAATAATACAAAAGACTGTCAGGATAACAAAAGATTATGCAATAAAACTTGCACAAAATAAAGTAAATGGAAATATAGTTAAGGTAGAAGGAGATTACGACGTGTTTTTAACTGCTGATTATCTCTATAAATGCCATGTTAATCCTTATTCCAAGAATGTGTTATGTAATAAAATTGGAGTATCATTGATTAATGCTCAAAAAATTGCCCTTGAAGATTTTATAAATAATATGTTTTCAAAACCTATGAGAACAGAATACGATCTTAGAGATTCATGGATAATACTGGAAAATGGGATAACTGGATCTGCTAAATACGAGATATCCCTAGAGGGAACTATAAAAAGCGTAAATAAAAATATAAATGAGAACTATTTAAAAATATTTATAGCTAATCATGGTTATAATTTGTATTCTATAAAGAGCTGTGGTGATAAAATTTCCGCTATAGCATATGATTCAAATTTTAGTTATGCGTTTATATGGAAAACTAACGGAGAGTTAATTTATCAAAAAGTGAAAATAAATGATTCATATGCTATAAGAATGACATATTCACTCTTTAATATTCAAGGTAAATGTAAGGAGAATCTAATGAGTGATAAAGAAAGCGTAAAGGTTAATTTATTATGTAATAATATGCATTATTTAGCCAAAATTTCTGATGATGGAAAAATTTTATCTTCAAGGAAAATTATCGATATTAATACCATAAAAATGAATAATATAGTTTCTATAGGATATAATAAAAGAGGTATAATAATAAAAACCGATAGTGGAAATAAATATGAATATATAATGTTAAGTTATGAAGGATCGATTATCAAAAAAGACGAGTGTAAAAAAGGCATATGGGATAAACTAAAGTGTTTAAAATTAGATAATGAATATAAACCTATAACAAAAAATCCATTAGAATTACTATAG